A region from the Medicago truncatula cultivar Jemalong A17 chromosome 6, MtrunA17r5.0-ANR, whole genome shotgun sequence genome encodes:
- the LOC112422762 gene encoding uncharacterized protein: MKSTTQTSLFIFFLCIISYAPLPTISISLYESLCNEYNNPGQNIQLCLNILKTDPKITSATNYHDLSLHILELVLNDAAAVQRDFFEKRKLFPTDPALNSCYNEFYVTTINELQKALILLPTDPHTARDSAIAAGFGANNCETAFEKPQEKYVRAAIHLRNNEMYFLCVIASLSIIHLM; this comes from the coding sequence ATGAAATCCACAACACAAACATCATTGTTCATTTTCTTCTTGTGCATCATATCTTATGCTCCTCTTCCAACAATATCTATCAGCTTGTATGAATCTTTATGCAATGAGTACAACAACCCTGGCCAAAATATCCAATTATGCTTGAATATTTTGAAAACTGACCCAAAAATCACCTCAGCCACAAATTACCATGACCTCTCGCTGCATATCTTGGAGCTGGTTCTAAATGACGCAGCAGCGGTTCAAcgtgatttttttgaaaagagaaaacttTTTCCCACTGATCCAGCTCTCAACAGTTGTTATAATGAATTCTATGTAACAACTATTAATGAATTACAAAAGGCATTGATTTTGTTGCCAACTGATCCTCATACTGCAAGAGATAGTGCAATAGCTGCTGGTTTTGGAGCTAATAATTGTGAGACAGCTTTTGAAAAACCACAGGAAAAGTATGTGCGTGCTGCAATCCATCTTCGAAACAATGAAATGTATTTTCTATGTGTAATTGCATCTTTATCTATAATTCATCTTATGTAG